In the Natranaeroarchaeum aerophilus genome, one interval contains:
- a CDS encoding aldo/keto reductase, whose amino-acid sequence MATSTGTWSYRDRFHEEFGRTYFRRYGDGLVSSIGIGTYLGDPTDAVDERYYDAIRAALEGGINVVDTAINYRCQRSERVVGRALADADVGREEVVVATKGGFIAFDEDRPEDPGQYVLDEYVETDIVPRDSLVGGHHSIHPDFLDDQLDRSLSNLDVETIDLYYVHNPETQLAERSRGAVYDQLEAAFERLEERAAAGDIAHYGVASWECFRVPADHDRYLSLPEVISRARSAAATVGNAATHLRAIQLPFNVVMADAFTVKAHESQDGPQSALWFAHEAGLNVFTSASIGQGELAGELPAEVAARLEGETTAQRAINFARSAPGVTASLVGTSSVEHVEENLIAGEYDPLGADAFDAVFE is encoded by the coding sequence ATGGCAACCAGTACTGGCACGTGGTCCTACCGCGACCGGTTTCACGAGGAGTTCGGGCGGACCTACTTCCGGCGTTACGGCGATGGACTCGTGTCGTCAATCGGGATCGGCACCTACCTCGGGGACCCGACCGACGCCGTCGACGAGCGGTACTACGATGCGATCCGCGCGGCACTGGAGGGTGGTATCAACGTCGTCGATACAGCGATCAACTACCGCTGCCAGCGCAGCGAGCGCGTTGTTGGCCGGGCGCTTGCGGACGCCGACGTGGGCCGCGAGGAGGTCGTCGTCGCGACGAAAGGCGGCTTTATCGCCTTCGACGAGGATCGTCCCGAGGACCCCGGACAGTACGTCCTCGACGAGTACGTCGAGACCGATATCGTCCCACGGGACTCGCTGGTTGGCGGGCACCACTCTATCCATCCCGATTTCCTCGACGACCAGCTAGACCGGTCGCTGTCGAATCTAGACGTCGAGACGATCGACCTGTACTACGTCCACAACCCAGAAACGCAGTTGGCGGAGCGATCGAGGGGAGCCGTCTACGATCAGCTAGAAGCCGCCTTCGAGCGGCTGGAAGAACGCGCCGCGGCGGGAGATATCGCTCACTACGGCGTCGCGTCGTGGGAGTGTTTTCGGGTGCCGGCCGACCACGATCGCTACCTGTCGTTGCCCGAGGTGATCTCTCGGGCGCGGTCGGCCGCGGCGACGGTCGGCAACGCGGCGACGCATCTCCGTGCGATCCAGCTCCCGTTCAACGTGGTGATGGCTGACGCATTCACCGTCAAGGCCCACGAGTCACAGGACGGTCCGCAGAGCGCTCTCTGGTTCGCCCACGAGGCCGGACTGAATGTCTTTACGAGCGCAAGTATCGGCCAGGGTGAGTTGGCAGGCGAGCTCCCGGCAGAAGTCGCTGCACGCCTGGAGGGAGAGACGACGGCCCAGCGTGCGATCAACTTCGCCCGAAGTGCCCCCGGCGTAACCGCCTCGCTCGTCGGAACGAGTTCCGTCGAACACGTCGAGGAGAACCTCATCGCGGGCGAGTACGATCCGCTCGGGGCCGACGCGTTCGACGCAGTCTTCGAGTAG
- a CDS encoding HVO_0758 family zinc finger protein, with protein MKSVRKALRDGTLEKDTYERIVCGDCEENLKTENDPDQIGSVRVCPDCGGRWKELR; from the coding sequence ATGAAATCAGTCCGCAAGGCGTTACGCGACGGAACCCTGGAGAAGGATACGTACGAGCGAATCGTCTGCGGGGACTGCGAGGAGAATCTCAAAACGGAGAACGATCCCGACCAGATCGGCTCCGTTCGGGTCTGTCCCGACTGTGGTGGTCGGTGGAAGGAGCTGCGATAA
- a CDS encoding glycosyl transferase family 2 encodes MEYVQERIATVHDFTDPVPSAPTDSTAVVVPMTHREHGAPAAERTLSTLSRVDPATVVVPLRAPPERVDPFREWLDGFAVDTELLWCNSEPVESLLARSGVPTNRGKGRDVWLALGAAAADHEYIVVHDADATTYSAAHVPRLLAPLGHDYSFSKGYYARIEDERLYGRLFRLFVAPLIRALSDRHHAPVLRYLDSFRYALAGEFAMTAELAQSIRAQPSWGLEIGTLGEAFDHCGFEGTAQVDLGFHEHDHRAVRGETGLADMAEHVGDALFRVLDDHGLDVAYGTLPADYRRTANRLVEQYALDASMNGLAFDAPAEREQVAAYSAAVTPPGEDERLPAWKEVSLSPVSLERAAVRALDGPSLTSSED; translated from the coding sequence ATGGAGTACGTTCAGGAGCGGATCGCCACGGTGCACGATTTTACCGACCCCGTTCCGTCGGCACCGACGGACAGCACCGCGGTTGTCGTTCCGATGACCCACCGGGAGCACGGTGCACCTGCTGCAGAACGGACCCTCTCGACGCTGTCGAGAGTCGACCCGGCGACGGTCGTGGTGCCGCTCAGAGCACCACCCGAACGCGTCGACCCGTTCCGGGAGTGGCTCGACGGTTTTGCGGTCGACACCGAACTGCTCTGGTGCAACAGCGAACCGGTCGAATCCCTGCTCGCACGGAGCGGCGTCCCCACCAATCGGGGAAAGGGGCGTGACGTCTGGCTCGCGCTGGGGGCGGCCGCAGCGGACCACGAGTATATCGTCGTCCACGACGCCGACGCGACGACCTACTCGGCGGCACACGTGCCGCGCCTGCTTGCGCCACTGGGCCACGACTACTCGTTCTCGAAGGGCTACTACGCGCGAATCGAGGACGAGCGCCTGTATGGCCGGCTGTTTCGGCTGTTTGTCGCGCCGCTTATCCGGGCCCTCAGTGATCGACACCATGCCCCAGTATTGCGCTATCTGGATAGTTTCAGATACGCACTGGCTGGCGAGTTCGCCATGACGGCGGAGCTCGCACAGTCGATTCGTGCCCAGCCGAGCTGGGGCCTGGAGATCGGTACGCTGGGGGAAGCTTTCGATCACTGTGGGTTCGAGGGCACTGCACAGGTCGACCTTGGATTCCACGAGCACGACCACCGGGCGGTCCGTGGCGAGACCGGGCTGGCGGACATGGCCGAGCACGTCGGTGATGCGCTGTTTCGCGTGCTCGACGATCACGGTCTTGATGTGGCGTATGGGACGCTTCCTGCTGACTACCGACGGACGGCGAACCGACTGGTCGAGCAGTACGCGCTCGACGCCTCGATGAACGGGCTGGCGTTCGACGCCCCGGCAGAGCGCGAACAGGTAGCGGCCTACAGCGCCGCCGTGACGCCACCAGGGGAGGATGAGCGACTGCCCGCCTGGAAGGAGGTCTCGCTGTCGCCTGTCTCTCTCGAACGGGCGGCCGTCCGCGCACTCGACGGCCCATCCCTGACGTCGAGCGAGGACTGA
- a CDS encoding DUF7109 family protein: MTATLDDLAGVVDLFDGLTRAELAQALVELGARRGDTPDDDAIDAAIQQALDEYYLIRYETADPSLLVAGPAAFPTLPEHAEDLPHIMDVPNRSPDRDDLGTVAAERVRSDADAAIEASDTERIETLIDVSYDIEAWAPVDLDDVRERLDEHATTGE; this comes from the coding sequence ATGACCGCAACACTCGACGATCTCGCCGGCGTCGTCGACCTTTTCGACGGGCTGACACGCGCAGAACTGGCACAGGCACTCGTCGAACTCGGCGCACGACGCGGGGACACACCTGATGATGACGCGATCGACGCCGCGATCCAGCAGGCCCTCGACGAGTACTATCTGATACGCTACGAGACCGCAGATCCCAGCTTGCTCGTTGCCGGTCCCGCGGCGTTTCCGACGCTCCCCGAGCACGCGGAGGATCTGCCCCACATCATGGACGTTCCGAATCGCTCGCCGGATCGTGACGACCTCGGAACCGTCGCCGCGGAACGGGTCCGATCGGATGCCGATGCGGCGATCGAGGCCAGCGACACGGAGCGCATCGAGACGCTGATCGACGTCAGCTACGACATCGAGGCGTGGGCCCCTGTCGACCTTGACGATGTCCGGGAACGGCTCGACGAGCACGCGACGACGGGCGAGTAG
- a CDS encoding NUDIX hydrolase: MDLDLERVAAYDPRAITDERHDAAVLVPVIDRNGESHLLFTKRADHLGEHPGQMSFPGGGCEPMDADSHETALREANEEIALEPADARIVGRLDDIRTITEYAVTPVVARVPDRQYVPDESEVAEIVVLPVSGLVDPDNYEFEERDHPHYGEIVIHYFHVDGYTVWGATGRIVVDFLERTTDWRAPERIDRDIA, from the coding sequence ATGGATCTCGATCTGGAACGCGTCGCGGCGTACGACCCGCGCGCGATTACCGACGAGCGCCACGATGCCGCGGTCCTCGTCCCGGTGATCGACCGGAACGGCGAGAGCCATCTCCTGTTTACGAAACGTGCCGACCATCTCGGCGAGCACCCCGGTCAGATGAGCTTTCCCGGTGGCGGGTGCGAACCGATGGACGCCGACAGCCACGAGACCGCACTCCGGGAGGCAAACGAGGAGATCGCACTGGAGCCCGCGGATGCAAGAATCGTCGGCCGTCTCGACGACATCCGGACGATCACCGAGTACGCGGTCACGCCGGTCGTCGCCCGCGTCCCCGACCGCCAGTACGTCCCGGACGAATCAGAAGTCGCCGAGATCGTGGTGCTGCCAGTCTCGGGGCTCGTCGATCCGGACAACTACGAGTTCGAGGAGCGTGACCACCCCCACTACGGCGAGATCGTGATCCATTACTTCCATGTCGACGGCTACACAGTCTGGGGCGCAACCGGCCGGATCGTCGTCGACTTTCTCGAGCGGACGACCGACTGGCGCGCGCCGGAGCGGATCGACCGGGATATTGCCTGA